The genomic region GTAAATTCAGGGGAAAGCGCAGACGTTTCAGATTTAGATTCACATAAATTGCTATCAACATTCCCTGCCATTGACATGACTGAAgtgatttcaaaaataaataaaatatatgaaGGTAATGTTTGATTGAGtgaagtttttgttttaattttttttttttagacttGTTAGATGGTAAAGTTACCAATTGCTTTTCCACACATAAAGTTGTTGAGGAAGAAATGTCCAAATCTGAGTATGGTGACAAAAGTAAGAAACATCTGAAACAAGCTTCAGCTATTCTAGGTTTATTGAGGGAATACAGTTTACTGAATCCAAATACGTGTTACATTGAGTTTGGCGCAGGCCGAGGTTTTTCTGCGgcgatttgaaatttttttggattatttttttttttcaaggtcAATTGAGCTACTGGTTGGCCCAAGCTATGGAGCCCTCTGCGGAATCATCATTTGTATTAGTTGAAAGATCTTCGCCTAAGCACAAGCGTGACAACAAGCTGGACAAAAGCGACGATAAAGTACAGCGCGTCAGAGCTGATATCGCCGACTTAGTGTTGGACAAAATGGAGACAGTGTCCAAAAGAGGGTCAATAGTGGGGGTTACAAAACATCTTTGTGGAGACGCTACCGGTAATATTTAAACGAAAGCGTCAGGCAATTATCATGTTGTTTATCTTTAGATTTGGCGATTCGTTGCTTGACCAATGTTTCCCACCATGAAACAAAGGTGGCGGGGTGCATCATGACATTCTGCTGCCACCACAGATGTCGCTGGACGCCATACACCGGCAAGGACTTCTTCGCCGAAGTGGGTCTAACACGAAACGATTTCGACATGATGTGCGGGATGACGAGTTGGGCCACGTGCGGGACGGGTTTCAGCAGAGAAAGAAAAGATCCCAACaccaacaaatttcaaaatgacagAGACAAAGAAATTGGACTTGACAGGTCGCAAAAGGAGGAGGTCGGGAAGAGGTGCAAAGCGGTTTTGAACTGGGGCCGACTTCGTTTTATGGAAAAACTTGGTTTTAAGTGCAATTTGCATTATTACGTTGAGGCAGGAGTGTCTCTAGAGAACGTTTGTATTGTTGCACGTAAAGACGAAATAAAGAAcagtatttaattttaaaatgccaCGATTTATTAGACCTGAAGATGTCcacgtttattttat from Tenebrio molitor chromosome 8, icTenMoli1.1, whole genome shotgun sequence harbors:
- the LOC138137269 gene encoding tRNA:m(4)X modification enzyme TRM13 homolog; translated protein: MTGNEEQRLAPHCRHFVMRKKRYCRMTVKSGEEYCGEHQLPHASSGNKESGAVSDQKIRIVCPLDPKHTCYAHNLKKHLKICNARPGIVLPYIEKGVNSGESADVSDLDSHKLLSTFPAIDMTEVISKINKIYEDLLDGKVTNCFSTHKVVEEEMSKSEYGDKSKKHLKQASAILGLLREYSLLNPNTCYIEFGAGRGQLSYWLAQAMEPSAESSFVLVERSSPKHKRDNKLDKSDDKVQRVRADIADLVLDKMETVSKRGSIVGVTKHLCGDATDLAIRCLTNVSHHETKVAGCIMTFCCHHRCRWTPYTGKDFFAEVGLTRNDFDMMCGMTSWATCGTGFSRERKDPNTNKFQNDRDKEIGLDRSQKEEVGKRCKAVLNWGRLRFMEKLGFKCNLHYYVEAGVSLENVCIVARKDEIKNSI